Proteins co-encoded in one Cytophaga hutchinsonii ATCC 33406 genomic window:
- the gcvH gene encoding glycine cleavage system protein GcvH, translating to MNFPSELKYSKDHEWVRVEGQTAYVGITDFAQKELGDIVYLDVTSVGQTIDKEAIFGTIEAVKTVSDLFMPVSGEVLEFNAELESAPELVNSDPYGKGWIVKVTLANASDLDALLDAAAYTTLVGA from the coding sequence ATGAACTTTCCTTCTGAATTAAAATACAGCAAAGATCACGAATGGGTTCGTGTAGAAGGCCAGACAGCTTATGTTGGCATTACTGATTTTGCGCAAAAAGAATTAGGTGATATTGTTTACCTGGATGTAACATCTGTTGGACAAACGATTGATAAAGAAGCAATCTTCGGAACAATTGAAGCAGTAAAAACAGTTTCAGATTTATTTATGCCGGTTAGCGGGGAAGTATTAGAATTCAATGCTGAATTGGAATCTGCGCCTGAATTAGTTAATTCAGATCCATATGGTAAAGGCTGGATCGTGAAGGTTACGTTAGCGAATGCTTCAGACCTGGATGCTTTATTAGATGCAGCCGCCTATACAACACTGGTTGGTGCTTAA
- a CDS encoding XRE family transcriptional regulator, with protein sequence MPIDRVSLGNKLSRCRQNLDLELSDVSKKIGLPLERLDQIEKGIKEPTGDEILIFADFYRQDYKYFISNERLSASEQVEILYRKFGDIFSKEDRWAIQEFIFLCENEQDILNYLDFNKLNFIAPKYSHVYKSQGTETAEKLRHFLGYKNEELYSDLYSEFRKIGLHVFRRKLNNSQISGLFIKHPVAGKCILVNYDDDTYRQNFTLCHEVCHALLDDEHEINISFKSENDYREIRANTFAGSFLIPLSYIEKFKLLTWTEELVLKIAIQLKVNIQTLLIVLKSNNCINQNLYDKFIKLKISRKDKDDYELKGVSPAILSSKKLLLERGLSMFYVKKCHEAYVNGHISSGKLAANLLVDESELPFILDLFKLKLNYEH encoded by the coding sequence ATGCCAATAGATAGAGTATCATTAGGAAATAAATTAAGTCGCTGTAGGCAAAACCTAGATCTCGAATTGTCTGATGTGTCTAAAAAGATTGGATTGCCTTTAGAACGTTTAGATCAAATTGAGAAAGGCATTAAAGAGCCCACAGGAGATGAGATCTTAATTTTTGCAGATTTTTATAGGCAGGATTATAAATACTTTATTAGCAATGAGAGATTATCAGCGTCTGAACAGGTTGAAATACTATATCGCAAATTTGGTGATATTTTTTCAAAAGAAGATAGGTGGGCGATCCAAGAGTTTATTTTTTTATGCGAAAATGAACAAGACATTTTAAATTATTTAGATTTTAATAAATTAAATTTCATTGCTCCTAAGTACTCTCACGTATATAAATCACAAGGCACTGAAACTGCTGAAAAACTTAGGCATTTTTTGGGATATAAAAATGAGGAATTGTATTCTGATTTATATTCTGAGTTTAGAAAAATTGGACTTCATGTTTTTCGAAGAAAATTAAACAATTCGCAAATATCAGGTTTGTTTATTAAACATCCCGTTGCTGGGAAATGTATTCTTGTAAATTATGATGATGATACTTACAGACAGAATTTTACTCTCTGTCATGAAGTTTGTCATGCTTTATTAGATGATGAACATGAAATTAATATATCTTTTAAATCTGAAAATGATTATAGAGAAATTAGAGCCAATACTTTTGCAGGTAGTTTTTTGATTCCTCTGAGCTATATCGAAAAGTTTAAATTATTAACATGGACTGAGGAATTGGTATTGAAGATTGCTATACAATTAAAGGTTAATATTCAAACCTTGCTAATTGTATTGAAATCCAACAATTGTATTAATCAAAATTTATACGATAAGTTCATTAAGCTTAAAATTTCAAGAAAGGATAAAGATGACTATGAATTGAAAGGTGTTTCACCAGCTATCCTTTCATCAAAGAAACTTTTATTGGAAAGAGGTTTATCAATGTTTTATGTTAAAAAATGCCATGAAGCATATGTAAATGGGCATATTTCATCTGGAAAGCTAGCCGCAAACCTGCTCGTTGATGAATCAGAGCTACCTTTTATTTTAGACTTGTTTAAACTGAAACTAAATTATGAACATTGA
- a CDS encoding ComEC/Rec2 family competence protein, translating to MKIKFLKAFNGDSILISFAEDGKSRNILIDGGMPATYVRKGKNGKPEYGELKSTIDAIRERDEKIDLLILTHVDNDHIGGLLKWFEKDQDAYKLIGRIWFNSGKLISEFFNQKENEENFVKINPDESTLTSIRGGVTFEDYIETRGIWDRRIVIALEYFEYLGINFKILSPSSDKLKLLLGKWEKEAPKSLYTSPEKNDYELTLNQHIENDKFEEDTTIHNGSSIAFIITFENKNFVFLADAHPTIVANSLKELGYSNEKPLKAELVKISHHGSKANNSIEMLKLITTNKYLISTNGDKDAHPNKQLLARLASINDSCEVYFNYPGQIEKIFKPEDRADFPNFKPVNMEDNEFTF from the coding sequence ATGAAGATAAAATTTTTAAAAGCATTCAATGGTGATTCCATTTTAATTTCGTTTGCAGAAGATGGCAAATCAAGAAACATTCTAATTGACGGAGGGATGCCAGCAACTTACGTTCGGAAAGGTAAAAATGGAAAACCCGAATATGGAGAACTCAAATCCACTATTGACGCAATTCGAGAACGTGATGAAAAAATTGATCTTCTTATTCTTACTCATGTTGATAATGATCATATTGGAGGTTTGTTAAAATGGTTTGAAAAAGACCAGGATGCTTATAAACTAATCGGACGAATTTGGTTTAACTCAGGCAAGCTTATTTCGGAATTTTTTAACCAAAAAGAAAATGAAGAAAATTTTGTAAAGATAAACCCAGATGAAAGTACTCTAACTAGTATTAGAGGAGGAGTGACGTTTGAGGATTACATTGAGACGAGGGGAATTTGGGATAGAAGAATAGTAATTGCTTTAGAATATTTTGAGTATTTAGGTATTAATTTTAAAATTTTATCACCAAGTTCAGACAAATTAAAATTATTACTTGGTAAATGGGAGAAAGAAGCTCCTAAGTCTTTATACACGTCACCCGAAAAAAATGACTATGAACTTACACTTAACCAACATATTGAAAATGATAAATTCGAGGAAGATACCACTATTCACAATGGTAGTTCAATTGCTTTTATAATAACATTCGAAAATAAAAACTTTGTTTTTTTAGCTGACGCACATCCTACAATTGTAGCTAACTCATTAAAAGAACTAGGATATTCAAACGAAAAACCATTAAAAGCTGAATTGGTTAAAATTTCGCATCATGGCAGTAAGGCAAATAATAGTATTGAAATGCTAAAATTAATTACAACTAATAAGTATTTAATTAGCACCAATGGTGACAAAGATGCTCATCCGAATAAACAGTTGCTAGCAAGGCTTGCTTCGATAAATGATAGTTGTGAAGTGTATTTTAATTATCCTGGACAAATCGAAAAAATATTCAAGCCTGAAGATCGAGCAGATTTTCCTAATTTTAAACCAGTTAACATGGAAGATAACGAATTTACATTTTAA
- a CDS encoding M28 family metallopeptidase, with product MNIRTLAAYMVFQCVFLISWSQDLKRVQKTITTLTSKTYHGRGAASNGDGLAAAYLEKQYKETGLKPVDTNFLQPFTYAINTFPGKMKLKSNLGVFKPGIDYIVKSTSGPGKGTCDVYLVDTLIFTDDGKLKEFLQLDVTALVVVYPKKYFKEFTASTPDLLKQLYSAAAIIELQDKKLTMALADQSFGTPVFEVLTTSFSPDIKTISFEIENELIKKHQANNVIGMIEGRSKKDSFIVLTAHYDHLGTLGRKAYFPGANDNASGVSMLLEFAHYYMENPPEYSMLFIAFAGEESGLLGSSYFVAHPLVPLAGIHFLINLDLLGTGDDGIMVVNGSVFKPAYNRLIAINEEKKLLPAIKMRGEAANSDHYPFYKKGVPCFFIYTLGGVAAYHDVQDVAKTLPLTKYREVFQLIVLFNGEK from the coding sequence ATGAACATACGGACACTGGCTGCATATATGGTGTTTCAATGCGTATTTCTGATTTCATGGAGTCAGGATCTTAAGCGTGTGCAAAAAACAATCACAACATTAACGTCAAAAACATATCATGGACGCGGTGCTGCCAGCAATGGCGATGGATTAGCCGCTGCATACCTGGAAAAACAATATAAAGAAACAGGTTTAAAACCAGTCGACACGAACTTCTTGCAGCCATTCACCTATGCAATAAATACGTTTCCGGGCAAAATGAAATTGAAATCGAACCTGGGTGTTTTTAAACCGGGGATAGATTATATTGTCAAATCAACGAGCGGTCCAGGCAAAGGTACATGCGATGTGTATCTGGTCGACACATTGATTTTTACAGATGATGGTAAATTAAAAGAATTTCTTCAGCTGGATGTGACTGCATTGGTAGTGGTATATCCGAAAAAATATTTTAAAGAGTTTACCGCTTCAACCCCCGATTTATTAAAGCAGCTGTATTCAGCAGCAGCCATCATTGAATTGCAGGATAAGAAACTGACCATGGCATTGGCAGATCAATCGTTTGGAACACCCGTGTTTGAAGTTTTAACAACGTCGTTTTCTCCCGATATAAAAACCATTTCATTTGAAATTGAAAATGAACTGATCAAAAAGCATCAGGCAAATAATGTTATCGGCATGATAGAAGGGCGCTCTAAAAAGGATTCCTTTATTGTACTTACAGCACATTATGATCACCTGGGAACGCTTGGCAGGAAGGCTTATTTTCCTGGTGCCAATGATAATGCAAGTGGTGTAAGTATGTTGCTGGAGTTTGCGCATTATTACATGGAAAACCCGCCGGAATATTCCATGCTGTTTATTGCTTTTGCCGGTGAAGAGTCCGGTTTACTTGGCTCGTCGTATTTTGTAGCGCATCCATTGGTTCCATTAGCCGGCATTCATTTCCTGATTAATCTGGATCTGTTGGGAACAGGGGATGATGGCATTATGGTTGTAAACGGAAGTGTATTTAAACCCGCTTACAACAGACTTATAGCCATCAATGAAGAGAAAAAGCTGTTGCCTGCTATTAAGATGCGTGGCGAGGCAGCTAATTCCGATCACTATCCATTTTATAAAAAAGGTGTTCCGTGTTTTTTTATTTACACCTTGGGCGGAGTCGCAGCTTACCATGATGTACAGGATGTTGCAAAGACATTGCCGCTGACGAAGTATAGGGAAGTGTTTCAGCTGATTGTTTTGTTCAACGGTGAAAAATGA
- a CDS encoding competence protein CoiA yields the protein MIHAKNVQGQKIKVSFSGEKAKCIDCGQDVRGHKGRMKIPYWQHLNKKDCDAWFEPITRWHIDWQNKFPKEFQEVSLIDPNTKEFHRADVRTNSGLVIEVQHSPIKPDEIEQRENFYGKNKLLWILNGESLLKHCRLNYRYEKKEMSLSFEIPHYLDKSPEFNFQAFNEYFLKSQALNKIRIHPDLLDFENQNGNYFLFHFNNSVSFESIKYELIYDARKILNILLNEKFHEDYLNEFKINYTDIPQDRFRNINLIKKYWRPFIDLMKHPVFIDNLEGIETDKIYFYQKNEIIDKDEFIKNIEKSWLAGYNKKHLL from the coding sequence GTGATCCACGCTAAAAACGTACAAGGACAAAAAATTAAAGTTTCTTTTTCAGGAGAAAAGGCAAAGTGCATTGATTGTGGACAAGATGTACGTGGACATAAAGGGAGAATGAAAATACCATACTGGCAGCATTTAAATAAAAAGGACTGCGATGCTTGGTTTGAACCAATTACCAGATGGCATATTGATTGGCAGAATAAATTTCCAAAAGAATTTCAAGAAGTAAGTTTAATAGATCCTAACACAAAAGAATTTCATAGAGCTGATGTTAGAACAAATTCTGGATTAGTCATAGAGGTCCAACATTCTCCCATAAAACCCGATGAGATTGAGCAAAGAGAAAATTTTTATGGAAAAAATAAATTATTGTGGATTTTAAATGGTGAAAGTCTATTAAAGCATTGTAGACTAAATTATCGCTATGAAAAAAAGGAAATGTCATTATCGTTTGAAATACCTCATTACTTAGATAAATCCCCTGAATTTAATTTTCAAGCTTTCAATGAGTATTTTTTGAAAAGTCAAGCATTAAATAAAATTAGAATCCATCCTGATTTATTAGATTTTGAAAATCAGAATGGAAATTATTTTTTATTTCATTTCAATAATAGCGTGTCATTTGAATCTATAAAATATGAACTAATTTATGATGCCAGAAAAATTTTAAATATTTTATTGAATGAAAAATTTCATGAAGATTACTTGAACGAGTTTAAAATTAATTATACAGACATACCGCAAGACAGATTTAGAAACATTAATCTTATAAAAAAATATTGGAGACCTTTTATTGATTTGATGAAACACCCTGTTTTTATTGACAATCTGGAAGGTATTGAAACTGACAAGATATATTTTTATCAGAAAAATGAAATTATTGATAAAGATGAATTTATTAAGAATATTGAAAAAAGCTGGTTGGCTGGTTATAATAAGAAGCATTTATTATAA
- a CDS encoding ABC-three component system middle component 1, producing MELFSEIEDVIVEEIKKVFELDYFSIGTVQFGGIIIVCMVKFKDETKLNSQWKEFNSYLTAKFIPTVKDDYSKWNFYVFYFSNNIVNKSLKYEIENNKFSSRKIVIDNCESITATEINNVISEHITNDKIQINVENKEISTFNKNASLANILDKLSLSKKNDEDMQNALGQIENIFKDEI from the coding sequence ATGGAGTTATTTAGCGAAATAGAAGATGTAATAGTAGAAGAAATAAAAAAAGTCTTTGAATTGGATTATTTTTCAATTGGTACAGTTCAATTTGGAGGGATTATAATTGTTTGCATGGTTAAATTCAAAGATGAAACTAAATTAAATAGCCAATGGAAAGAATTCAACAGCTACTTAACAGCTAAATTCATACCTACAGTAAAAGATGATTATTCAAAATGGAATTTTTATGTATTTTATTTTTCAAATAATATAGTTAATAAGTCCCTGAAATATGAAATTGAAAATAACAAATTTAGCAGTAGGAAAATTGTAATTGATAATTGCGAATCAATTACTGCAACAGAAATAAATAATGTGATATCAGAACACATTACAAACGACAAAATTCAAATTAATGTTGAAAATAAAGAAATATCAACATTTAACAAGAATGCTTCTCTAGCAAATATTTTAGATAAGTTAAGCTTAAGTAAAAAAAATGATGAAGATATGCAAAATGCATTGGGTCAAATAGAAAATATTTTTAAAGATGAAATTTAA
- a CDS encoding VanZ family protein yields MLNTNHIRFLRIYGPAVVWGIFILIATLTPGRSLPSSSLFRFDKLIHVIIFGVFAWLVLRALYLSGRLTPENSFRIYILVASVTIVFGIAIELMQQLIPDRGADINDVIANTTGIILAQLIFYFTHRKKQV; encoded by the coding sequence GTGCTTAACACAAATCACATACGATTCCTCAGAATATACGGCCCTGCTGTAGTCTGGGGAATTTTTATTTTAATCGCGACCTTAACACCCGGAAGGTCGCTTCCTTCCAGCTCACTGTTTCGGTTTGATAAACTGATTCACGTTATTATTTTTGGCGTATTTGCCTGGCTTGTTTTAAGAGCGTTGTATTTATCCGGACGCTTGACTCCAGAAAACAGTTTTCGTATATATATACTCGTTGCAAGCGTAACAATCGTTTTCGGAATTGCTATAGAATTAATGCAGCAGCTTATTCCTGACAGAGGTGCAGACATAAACGATGTGATTGCAAATACTACAGGAATCATTCTGGCGCAGTTGATTTTTTATTTTACTCATCGGAAAAAACAAGTATGA
- a CDS encoding ABC-three component system protein, whose translation MARLDLLPKYIVRVEGASGCLFQPINDEYSCVLTAKHVIDGNNSPSIIRQAFDENGALVNETLEIIGTPFLHSNEHKDAAIIKIKKVEGIDSLLRDDLSSENRDGYYLCGHPESRRTQNDSFRLDEISILQPKENNYREAKSKQPIIYNEVTGQSGGGILKTHESCILISGIQSRMVAEDERETLGRLALMPLSFFDEIVEQNPKELSALFPPYIASFKRLVDEIFPLSGIQVADQKKKLIQNELKVIAKNLCDDFTPQLLIDLYKDSLLVSGTDKSVINHSELWVSFLELLSINQLHSEQKITLDLLKQIHKSKKLYFTDSKEWISKLEDIYRSDLSEIEKGGLVVVGSTIDKKPTTVEIDKGYIGNICTVPSSEMNISNTVSDPFNDLSIVHIYKFQKHVIDNYKAFTSITSANSLKTIKEVTNGVI comes from the coding sequence ATGGCGAGACTAGATTTATTACCCAAATATATAGTAAGGGTCGAAGGAGCTAGTGGCTGCTTGTTCCAGCCAATAAATGATGAATATAGCTGCGTTCTAACAGCAAAGCATGTTATTGATGGTAATAATTCACCATCAATAATCCGCCAGGCTTTTGATGAAAATGGTGCGTTAGTAAATGAAACATTAGAAATTATTGGGACTCCATTTTTACATTCTAACGAACACAAGGATGCCGCAATTATAAAGATTAAGAAAGTAGAAGGAATTGATTCTTTACTACGAGACGATTTATCATCTGAAAACAGAGATGGATATTATTTGTGTGGACATCCAGAGTCTAGAAGAACTCAAAATGATAGTTTTAGACTTGATGAAATTAGCATTCTACAACCCAAGGAAAATAATTATAGAGAAGCTAAAAGTAAACAACCTATTATTTATAATGAGGTAACTGGACAATCTGGAGGGGGTATTTTAAAAACACATGAATCTTGCATTTTGATTTCAGGTATCCAATCAAGAATGGTAGCAGAAGATGAAAGAGAAACATTGGGAAGATTAGCATTAATGCCTTTATCATTCTTTGATGAAATCGTAGAGCAAAATCCAAAAGAATTATCTGCATTATTTCCGCCATACATTGCTTCATTCAAAAGATTAGTTGATGAAATATTCCCGCTTTCAGGAATTCAGGTTGCTGATCAGAAAAAAAAATTAATTCAAAATGAATTAAAGGTAATTGCAAAAAATCTTTGTGATGATTTTACTCCTCAATTATTAATTGATTTGTATAAAGATTCTTTACTTGTTTCTGGAACAGATAAAAGTGTAATTAATCATAGTGAGTTATGGGTTTCATTTTTAGAATTACTTTCAATAAATCAATTACATAGTGAGCAAAAAATTACATTAGATTTATTAAAGCAAATTCATAAATCTAAAAAATTATACTTTACAGATTCGAAAGAATGGATTTCCAAATTAGAAGACATATATAGGTCTGATTTATCGGAAATAGAAAAAGGAGGTCTTGTTGTTGTTGGTTCTACAATCGACAAAAAACCTACAACAGTAGAAATTGATAAAGGGTATATAGGTAATATTTGTACAGTTCCAAGTAGTGAAATGAATATTAGTAATACTGTCAGCGACCCTTTTAATGATTTATCGATAGTTCATATTTACAAATTTCAAAAGCATGTAATTGATAATTATAAAGCATTTACCTCAATCACATCAGCCAATTCACTTAAAACAATAAAAGAAGTTACAAATGGAGTTATTTAG
- a CDS encoding DNA repair ATPase, giving the protein MKFKKVEIQAFRAYDKVHDGTFDFTREDGKNADFISLYAPNGFGKTSFYDAVEYGITNNIDRFLRKGNGKDTFNSVKSERSIRSNNKRQYFLRNNNSDDDLPSFIKLYTVAEAYPIETNIEKPKSKAGYDYKFDPSATINKEFKTVILSQEWIDAFLKEDKPEDRYERFIEYFGDKNIDEYYNKLISLIALNNKNIEALTKVLSGIQLELKFGGDKDILKKVNETIISLNKVGENLKEIDESYSETDALNLSNKISERKVDLDFEIKKATEHMKYLDIFYVGNEEVAGLAKYFESKIKIEQVDNQYKENLSILEKFDKKQKCVNEIDSIKSQNNEIGTKKQNLESLQKDLKEYEKIAQEIASGKEKSELLKKELSALTLNIDALNEKESENRSKQSSLQNQILELEKSISEIPKLSEDYNNYNLKLKESQTKLDKVEPEIKSLEQKKSLLEISINNLQKSIQEINAGTYPSISDELYSNNAEIIEALIGIEKSITIEHENLHAINSNIQTSENFKKEIEQFISKGSEIVHKSQTSSCPLCEQQYESFSVLASKISNNSLLSNILSGLLKDRDDKNKNIAQLNESLKSNRQQLVAEITKKLEETEIERAKLLENFKKYIDFKSEIIKEIELYNKPLNDLDLKLNEKTFEVFEKESKDTLEELKSELTSCIRRDEELKKSVIDESLNLDIKKIKSSHNLTKLDRLSKEPIYLKIVEYFKINYPEAIIADKPLSDEIILITHNLESNVDREIKLNEEIADLNIILKAFTVEGVQKNNELISETKNIYVKIINSFEQEVRSKLNIELNGHTIDSFSNFLDSNKNNSKDKIVKHELIIKDYDLLSQFKENVTPFLKYEKAKVKEKDTKDRIQFLKTKISSELEKELQNVSEYLTQQIDSFFYEGLINELYRKIDPHPDYKTVTFRCDFSDTKPKLNVCVYQENEDELIIPNLYFSTAQLNILSLSIFLAKALNAKDDKGKPFDCIFIDDPIQSMDSINILSTIDLIRSIVVNHKKQIILSTHDENFHNLLKKKMPTNLFNSKFMELESFGKVKNDI; this is encoded by the coding sequence ATGAAATTTAAAAAAGTTGAAATACAAGCATTTCGTGCATACGATAAAGTACATGATGGAACATTTGATTTTACCCGTGAAGATGGTAAGAATGCTGATTTTATTTCATTATACGCTCCTAATGGATTTGGTAAAACATCGTTTTATGATGCAGTTGAATATGGTATAACAAATAACATTGATCGTTTCTTAAGAAAAGGAAACGGAAAAGATACATTTAATTCCGTTAAGTCTGAAAGAAGCATTAGGTCAAATAATAAGAGACAATATTTTTTAAGAAATAATAATTCAGATGATGATCTTCCATCATTTATAAAATTATACACTGTAGCTGAAGCATATCCAATTGAAACTAACATAGAGAAACCTAAAAGTAAAGCAGGTTATGATTACAAATTTGATCCAAGCGCAACTATAAATAAAGAATTTAAAACAGTCATTTTATCACAGGAATGGATTGATGCTTTTTTAAAAGAAGATAAACCAGAAGATAGATATGAGAGATTTATCGAATATTTTGGAGATAAAAATATTGATGAATATTATAATAAATTAATAAGCCTAATTGCTTTAAATAATAAGAATATAGAAGCGCTTACGAAAGTGTTAAGCGGTATACAACTAGAGTTAAAGTTTGGGGGAGACAAAGATATTCTCAAAAAGGTGAATGAAACAATTATTTCACTTAACAAAGTAGGGGAAAATTTAAAAGAGATTGATGAATCTTATTCAGAAACTGACGCTCTTAATCTTTCAAATAAAATATCCGAAAGAAAAGTTGATTTAGATTTTGAAATCAAAAAGGCAACCGAACACATGAAGTACTTAGATATTTTCTATGTAGGCAATGAAGAGGTTGCAGGACTGGCTAAATATTTTGAATCAAAAATAAAAATTGAGCAAGTTGATAATCAATACAAAGAAAATCTCTCTATTCTTGAAAAATTTGATAAAAAACAAAAATGCGTTAACGAAATTGATTCGATTAAATCACAAAACAATGAAATAGGAACTAAAAAACAAAATCTTGAATCATTACAAAAAGACTTAAAAGAGTATGAAAAAATTGCTCAAGAAATTGCATCTGGAAAAGAAAAAAGTGAATTATTAAAAAAAGAATTATCAGCCCTAACGCTAAATATAGATGCCCTTAATGAAAAGGAAAGCGAAAATAGATCCAAACAAAGTTCTTTACAAAATCAAATTTTAGAGTTAGAAAAAAGTATTTCAGAAATTCCAAAACTTTCAGAAGACTATAATAATTATAATCTAAAACTTAAAGAATCTCAAACAAAACTTGATAAAGTTGAACCTGAAATCAAAAGTTTAGAACAAAAGAAAAGTTTATTAGAAATATCAATAAATAATTTACAGAAATCTATTCAAGAGATAAATGCTGGTACATATCCATCTATTTCGGATGAATTGTATTCTAACAATGCGGAAATCATTGAGGCACTTATCGGAATTGAAAAGTCAATAACTATAGAACATGAAAATCTACATGCAATTAATTCTAATATACAAACAAGCGAAAATTTTAAAAAAGAAATTGAACAGTTCATTTCAAAGGGATCTGAAATAGTACATAAAAGTCAAACCAGCTCTTGCCCATTATGTGAGCAACAATATGAATCTTTTAGTGTATTAGCTTCGAAAATATCTAATAACAGCCTCCTGTCAAATATTCTTTCTGGCTTATTAAAGGATAGAGATGATAAAAACAAGAATATTGCTCAGTTGAATGAGTCATTAAAATCGAATAGGCAACAGCTCGTGGCCGAAATCACTAAGAAACTAGAAGAAACAGAAATAGAACGTGCAAAATTATTAGAAAATTTTAAAAAATATATTGATTTTAAATCCGAAATTATCAAAGAAATAGAATTATATAATAAACCTCTGAATGACCTAGATTTAAAATTAAATGAAAAGACGTTTGAAGTTTTCGAAAAAGAATCCAAAGATACTCTAGAAGAGCTAAAATCAGAATTGACTTCATGCATCAGAAGAGATGAAGAATTAAAAAAATCTGTTATTGACGAATCATTAAATTTAGATATTAAAAAAATTAAATCTTCCCACAATTTAACGAAACTAGATAGGCTTAGTAAAGAACCTATTTATTTAAAGATCGTTGAGTATTTTAAAATAAATTATCCTGAAGCAATAATCGCCGATAAACCATTATCTGACGAAATAATATTGATAACACATAATTTAGAATCGAATGTTGACAGAGAAATAAAGTTGAACGAAGAAATTGCAGATCTCAATATTATACTAAAAGCATTTACAGTTGAGGGTGTTCAAAAAAACAATGAACTAATAAGCGAAACCAAAAATATATACGTTAAAATAATAAATTCATTTGAGCAAGAAGTTCGATCAAAGTTGAATATTGAATTAAATGGGCACACAATTGATTCATTTTCTAATTTTTTAGATAGTAATAAAAACAACAGTAAGGATAAAATTGTCAAACATGAATTGATAATAAAAGACTATGATCTACTATCTCAATTCAAAGAAAACGTTACTCCATTTTTGAAATACGAGAAAGCGAAAGTTAAAGAGAAGGATACTAAAGATAGAATTCAGTTTTTAAAAACTAAAATATCTAGTGAATTAGAAAAGGAATTGCAAAATGTGTCTGAATATTTGACTCAACAAATAGATTCATTCTTTTATGAAGGCTTGATAAATGAATTGTACAGAAAAATAGATCCACATCCTGATTATAAGACAGTAACCTTTAGATGTGATTTTTCGGACACAAAGCCAAAATTGAATGTTTGTGTTTATCAGGAAAATGAAGATGAGTTAATAATTCCAAATCTTTACTTTAGTACCGCGCAATTAAATATATTAAGTTTAAGTATATTTTTGGCAAAGGCATTAAATGCTAAAGATGATAAGGGAAAACCATTTGACTGCATTTTTATTGATGATCCAATTCAATCAATGGATAGCATCAACATTCTTTCTACAATCGACTTAATAAGAAGTATTGTTGTAAACCATAAAAAACAAATAATACTTTCTACGCATGACGAAAATTTTCATAATCTTTTGAAGAAAAAAATGCCAACAAATTTATTCAATTCTAAATTTATGGAACTTGAAAGTTTTGGTAAGGTAAAAAATGATATTTAA